TGTGCTTATTGGTGTAATGGTCGGAGTATCCTTTAAGCTCACCTCCATCCAAACAGCGAGTGTCGGCATTGCCGCGATGGTCGGGAGCGGTGTTATTCAAAAAACGGCTGATGGGCTATTTACCTTAAACGGAATTGGGGTCGTCATCAACACAGGATTAACTGCCGCTTTAACCGTATTATTTGTCCAATTAGTAGGAGACCGCCTGAAGGCATATTCTATTCTACTCTTGCCTACCTTGAGTATATTAGTGCCAGGCATGGCTGGATATCTTATCTTGCCTTACATAAAAAACACAACAGGAATTATTGGTGTAGGGGTTCAGCATGTTACTACCCTTCAACCAGTACTGATGGGAGCCATCATCTCTGTCATTTTCTGCATTATCATTTTGTCTCCCGTTTCAACCGTCGGCCTTGCGACTGTTATTTCATTATCCGGGATCGGGTCAGGTGCAGCGAACCTTGGAATTGTTGCAGCAGGCATCGGCTTGGCAATTGCAAGCTATAAAGCTAACGCACTCGGAACAGCGTTGGCACATGTGCTCGGCTCACCAAAGATTCAGATGAGGAACTTCTTTATGAAGCCTAAGATATTGTTTCCAATGCTGATAACCGCTGCTGTGCTAGGTGCATTAGCAGGATTCTTAAATATACAGGGCACTCCTTACAGTGCAGGCTTTGGGCTTTCAGGACTTGTAGGTCCGCTAAATTATATGCATTTGGCTGACGGAGGGTGGACATATAAGAATATTACCATTATGATTTCCGTATTCTTTATCGTTCCAGTCATACTCAACCTTGCCTTAATTTATATCTTTGCCAGAAAACTTAAAGTTATCAAAGCAGATGATTATAAGCTTCATTTCGACTAATAAAAAAAGCCGTTAAGGAATTTCCTTAACGGCTTTTTACTATTTTTTTTGCTTATCGCGTTACAGCAATGATTCCTTGCTCGTCATCCAGCACTAATTTAATTCCGATATAAGGATCAATATTTAAATACTCATCCATCCATAGGCGCAATGCTTCAATGATATTTTGAGCAATCAGCACTTGCTTTCGGTCATGAACATAGGATTCAGCAGAAAAGCCGTAATCATCATCGTACATAAGCTCCACTTCTACTTCATCCGGACGGACTTGCTTCTTTCTTGAAATATAAACGCAAATTGCATTTATAATATCCTGCTCTGGAATGATTAGTTTCTCCAATTATTAGCTTCCTCTCTTTTTTTCTTTTTGAAATAAACAAAGATTTTTCTGATGACGCTAATTAGAATTACGATAGCCAAAACATTAATGATTAGACCTAAAATAGACCCAAGTACACCCATATTGGCAAAAAGGCCGCCAAACAGCAATCCTGCAAGTCCACCAATCATTAAGCCTCTCATCAAGCCGCCTGAAAAGAATCCTCTGTTGTTTGATTTAGAAGTTGTTGTTGTTGAATTATTGTTCTGCTTCTTTTGAAAGAAGGAGTTCGTATTTGTGTTTGTATTGCTGTTATTATTGTTAAAGCTTCGTTTTCCAGATTTATAAGATTTCGCTTCAACCGTTGTTGTCTGTTCATGGAACACTGCATTTCCGATAGGTGAAAAGATAAGTCCAAGTGTTAATACTGCTGTTAAGAGTTTCTTCATCATTATTTGTTTCCTCCACTTTTCTATTTTTTTTGTTATGACTCGCAATATATACAGTGATTATCTACCGCTTATATTACTATTCCCCCTTTTTTTAAAAACAAAAAACCTTTACCGGATTGGTAAAGGTTTGAAAATAGTCATATTTATCCCTTTACCGTTAATGGCAAAGGTCTCGCAAACAACATTCAAGTTGCCAGTTTGGCCGGTGGCATGTAAATTGCCACGTATTGACGACGTAACTGTTAGCTACTCCCCTTTGGAGTATTCAAATGTTCATGAGCTATTAGCTCTATGATGATTCTATTTTACTAAAAAGATAGGCTACAGTCAACACTTTCGGTAGTAAAGCGAAATAACTAAAAAAAGAGTGAAAATTTAGATATTTTATCCATACAATAAACATACAAAAATGATACCATTATTTCATAACGCAACTATGTAATAAAACCTAACATGAAATTATATTATTTACTATATTTATACATGAAAAAGTAAGGAAGGGATGAGGATACATGAGCTTAGAGGCACTAAATGAACGAGTAAAAACGGATTTATCTTATATAAATTTTGGCGGACCAGATTGGATGAAGCCCCGTTCTCATAAGAATGGTCATGTTTATGACACAGTCATCATCGGCGGTGGACAATCAGGATTAGGAATTGCATTTGGTCTGCTGCGGGAACGGATCAGTAATATTCTCGTCCTAGACGAAAACCCTGAAGGCTATGAAGGTCCTTGGGATACGTACGCAAGAATGATTACATTGCGCACACCGAAAAATTTAACATCCATTGACCTTGGCATCCCTTCCTTAACCTTCCGGGCATGGTGGGAGGCTCAGGCAGGAGTGGAGGGCTGGGAACAGCTTGATAAAATCCCTCGGGGAGATTGGATGGATTATTTACGCTGGTATCGCAGAATCTTAAATCTACCTGTTATTAATGACACAAAGCTCCAACTCATTGAACCGCTTGGTGAGGGATTGCATTGCCTCCATGTTTGCAAACAAGGGAATGTTCAGGAAAAGCTGTTGGCGCGAAAAGTCATCCTTGCAACTGGAATTCAAGGCGGCGGTGAGTGGCATGTACCTTCCTTCTTATCAGAATCTTTGCCAAAAAGTCTTTATGCCCATACTTCTGAGTCCATTGATTTTACTGAACTAAAAGGGAAAAAGCTGGCTGTATTAGGAGGAGGAGCATCTGCTTTTGATAATGCCAATTACGCGCTCCAGAAAGGTGCCGGCGAGGTACATGTATTTGTCCGCAGAAAAGAGCTGCCTCGCATTAATCCAATCCGGCAAATGGAAGTTTCAGGGATGATTGAGCGTTACCCTGCCTTTTCCGACGCAGAGAAATATGCAGGAATGGCACATTTCTTTAAGCTCAACCAGCCGCCTACAAATGACATCTTCGAGCGGGCTAGCAATTGGCCAGGATTTCATCTTCATTTAGGGTCCCCGTGGCTTGAAGTTAAAGAGGAGCAAGGTGCAGCTGTTGTAACTACACCTCAAAGTAAGGCGAAGTTTGATTTCCTTATTATCAGCACTGGCCTGATAACTGATCCAGCGCTTCGCCCTGAGCTTAAATTAGTGGAAAAGCATATTACACGCTGGAAAGATTATTACCAAGCACCTAAAGATATTGCTAACCCGACTATTGATGCCCATCCATATTTAAGTAATGGTTTCTCCTTCATAAGTAAGGATAAAGCTGGAGAAGCGCTCCTTTACGGTTTGTTTGCCTTTAATTATTCGGCGCTTATCAGCTGTGGTTTGTCTGCTTCTGCCCTGTCCGGCATGCGCTACGGAATCCCAAGAATCGTTTCGGCTGTAGCAGATGAGCTGTTTCTTGATGATCGAAAGCAAAAGCTACATGATTTTCTCTCCTATGATGTAGAGGAGTTTGCAGGGGTTTGGCCTAAAAAAGAATCAGCAGCATCTACATTAAATTAAAAAGGAAGCCAAAGGCAAATTTGCCTTTGGCTGTTTTTTATCTGATGAAAAAGCACTCATTGCATATTTTATGTTTAAACCGGTGCGGCAGTTCTTTCCCGCAAGTTTCACATACATTTCTGCGTATTTTAACGCCAGATTTTAATTGTTCATGAATCAAATCACTTATTTCTTCACGAACTCTTTCCCAATAATAGGCTTCTGTCGCTTTGCCTATCTTATATAAAAAGAGAAGATGCAGGCCAACAGATTTGTATGAAAGTTCAAGTTCTTCTAAGCTTGATTTATTTATAATAGGATCAGGCAAATCGTTGTTTTCCACTATGGAAATCATTTTGCTTTTCCACTGTGCCCGCAAAACAGGCTCATTCGCAGAGAATGGAAGACGCAAAAACCCGAATAGATCATCTAAGGACAGCCTCGCCTCAACCAATGTGTCCTTAATCATATCATATAAGAGCATTTCATCAGCTAATGTTGCTTTTCTTGTACCTTCTGGATTTTTGAAGTTCTCCCATAGATAAAAAAACAAGCTTAAGCTGTTAGAATATTTTTGGAACCTCTTCAAAACAGCAGAAGTCGGCGCAATTGTGAAGCCAGTGATATCCTCATCCTTTTTCTCAAGCAGCACCTTCATCATTCTCGGCTCACTTGCGAATGCTACTCTGCCCACTTCATACAAACCTCTGCGTCCTGCTCTCCCTGCAATTTGTTTTACCTCTTGGGATGTGAGTATCCTTCGTTTAGTTCCATCGAATTTATCATTTTCCAGGAAAACAATCCGTTTGATCGGTAAGTTCAACCCCATTCCAATCGCATCCGTACAAACAATAACAGATGTTTCTCCATCAATAAATCGGTGCATCTGTTTTTTTCTCGTTTCTGGCGGCATACTGCCGTATATCATGCTCGTCTGCCGTCCCATCTTTTGAATTTGTGAAGCAGTCTCTAAAACGCCTCTTCTTGAAAAGCAGACAAGTGCATCACCTTTTCTCGTGTCGCTCAGCTTAAATGGCGAGGACTCTACCTTCAATGGGGTATCTCTTTCATATTCCTTCACTTCCACATCCGAATCTCCAAGCAAATCCAAAATCATCGTTTTTGCATGAAAGCTGCAAATAATATGTACTTCCTTTGCATTTGCTTTTGTGATTGCCTTATACCATGAGAAACCTCTGTCTTTGTCAGCAATCATCTGGGCTTCATCAATGACCACTACTTCATAAAAGTCCTTTTCACGAAACATCTCGACGGTACAGGAAAGATGCTTTCCTTCCTTCGCAAGTTTTTCTTCCTCTCCAGTTATTAACGAACAAGGGACGCCATCGTCATTCAGCCTTTCATATATTTCCAATGCTAATAAGCGTAATGGCGCAAGATACAGACCGCTTGCTGCTTCCTTCATTTTTTGGATAGCACGAAAGGTTTTTCCCGTATTTGTCTCACCCACATGGAGTTTATACTGAATATCCCGGCCAGTCGGAGGACTATATTCCATTCCAAAAATATCTTCAAGCATCTTTTTTTCTTTTTCTTTGCGCTTTCTTTTTTCTTCGCGCTCTTCCCGTTCGCGCCGCTCTCTCCACTCCTTATCTTTTATATAAATATCCCTATGGATTTCTAAATCAAAAGGAATATCAATCAGCTTCGTTAAATCTGCCAGCCTTTCTTCAAGAAGATCGGCGAAGAAGTCTGAAGCAATATCTTCAAATAATTCACTGGCTATTTCCCGTAAATAGGAAAGCGGAACTGGTTTCTCCGAGTACTTAAGATACTCGTCAAGCAGATGTTTAGGAAGATGCTGTTTCAGCCAATTTGGTCCAAAATCACCTAAATAAGCAATGATCATGTCCTCATAAGCCGCTGTTCTGTCCTCTACAAAATAAAACTGGTTATATGGCATGTCTAGTTCATTGTATAAATAATCTTCAAACATAATATCATCTGAAGACAGAATAATGCCATTCCCTTCTATTTCCACTTCTAAGTGACAGCCAATCAAGTAGCGAACATATAAATACAATTCCTCATAATGCTCTCCAAGCTCCTGTTCTATATAATAGGCAAATTTCCTGTTCAGCTTGCGGTTTTTTTCCTGTATTTCTTGCGTTGTTTTCCATTCAAGATATTTTTCCCGTACACTCGTATAAAGGGCTTCCCATTCCAGTTCCTTTCCTGCGTACAGCGTATCCAGCCATTCTTCAAACTTATAGGTTTTCGGTTCTCTTATTTCCTGTCTGAATAATTGCTTGATTACTTTCTTCGTTAAGCCCTCCGTCTCTATTCCCTTTTCCTCTAAATACTCTTTCTTTTCTCTGCCGGATGCCTCACTTCCAGTCATGTTAATCCACGTGTTAAGCCATATTTGGTGGATAAACTCTCCTCTTTCCCGCAAATATTGCTCATAGGAAGGCATTTTCTCTTTATCCTGCAGATATCTCTCTATATCCTCAATAATCAGCTTCTTTGTTTTCTCTACTGATTTGTCGTAATATCCTTCTAGTAGTTCACTCATTTAAACAACCTCTTCACATAAGTCTTTCCATTAGTCTCTTTCATTTAGGAAAATCAATTCAAAAAAGACCATTTTAATGGTCTTTCCCTTCCTCTTAGTTAATGACAAGCATATCCGATTCATCAAACTCCCAGTCTGACCCATATGCAACTTCCCAATAATAACCGTCCAAGTCCTTGAAATACCCGCTGTAGCCTCCCCAAGTTGTTGCTTGTGGCATTTTTGCTATTTCGGCACCAAGCTCAGCAAGCTTTGTGAAAATAGCATCTACTTCTTCAACAGATTTTGCATTATAAGCAAGCGTAAATCCAGGAAATCCTCCAGCCTCTACTATTGATGGCGGATTTTCTTCATTAATATCTTTAGCAAGCAGCTCAAGAGGATACAGCTCTAATTTAGAGCCTTGGTTTTTAAAAAAAACAATGACTGGTTCTTCATCTGAACCGACGACAGATGCTTGAAAGCCTATTGATTTATAGAATGCCAGTGAGTCTGCAATTTTTCTTACACCAAGTGCGATTAAATTGATTCTGTTCATATGTTTCCTCCTGTCATTTTTTCCTTGCTATATTATTTCGCTATGTCAGCAACATATCCCTTTGTTTACATCTCTTAA
This DNA window, taken from Niallia sp. Man26, encodes the following:
- a CDS encoding PTS sugar transporter subunit IIC — translated: MKEFFNKLLTGISIGIVVSLIPNALLGEILKLLIPYIPSLQHVYDITVFVMSLLPVLIGVMVGVSFKLTSIQTASVGIAAMVGSGVIQKTADGLFTLNGIGVVINTGLTAALTVLFVQLVGDRLKAYSILLLPTLSILVPGMAGYLILPYIKNTTGIIGVGVQHVTTLQPVLMGAIISVIFCIIILSPVSTVGLATVISLSGIGSGAANLGIVAAGIGLAIASYKANALGTALAHVLGSPKIQMRNFFMKPKILFPMLITAAVLGALAGFLNIQGTPYSAGFGLSGLVGPLNYMHLADGGWTYKNITIMISVFFIVPVILNLALIYIFARKLKVIKADDYKLHFD
- a CDS encoding YxcD family protein; amino-acid sequence: MEKLIIPEQDIINAICVYISRKKQVRPDEVEVELMYDDDYGFSAESYVHDRKQVLIAQNIIEALRLWMDEYLNIDPYIGIKLVLDDEQGIIAVTR
- a CDS encoding NAD(P)/FAD-dependent oxidoreductase, with the protein product MSLEALNERVKTDLSYINFGGPDWMKPRSHKNGHVYDTVIIGGGQSGLGIAFGLLRERISNILVLDENPEGYEGPWDTYARMITLRTPKNLTSIDLGIPSLTFRAWWEAQAGVEGWEQLDKIPRGDWMDYLRWYRRILNLPVINDTKLQLIEPLGEGLHCLHVCKQGNVQEKLLARKVILATGIQGGGEWHVPSFLSESLPKSLYAHTSESIDFTELKGKKLAVLGGGASAFDNANYALQKGAGEVHVFVRRKELPRINPIRQMEVSGMIERYPAFSDAEKYAGMAHFFKLNQPPTNDIFERASNWPGFHLHLGSPWLEVKEEQGAAVVTTPQSKAKFDFLIISTGLITDPALRPELKLVEKHITRWKDYYQAPKDIANPTIDAHPYLSNGFSFISKDKAGEALLYGLFAFNYSALISCGLSASALSGMRYGIPRIVSAVADELFLDDRKQKLHDFLSYDVEEFAGVWPKKESAASTLN
- a CDS encoding DEAD/DEAH box helicase, with translation MSELLEGYYDKSVEKTKKLIIEDIERYLQDKEKMPSYEQYLRERGEFIHQIWLNTWINMTGSEASGREKKEYLEEKGIETEGLTKKVIKQLFRQEIREPKTYKFEEWLDTLYAGKELEWEALYTSVREKYLEWKTTQEIQEKNRKLNRKFAYYIEQELGEHYEELYLYVRYLIGCHLEVEIEGNGIILSSDDIMFEDYLYNELDMPYNQFYFVEDRTAAYEDMIIAYLGDFGPNWLKQHLPKHLLDEYLKYSEKPVPLSYLREIASELFEDIASDFFADLLEERLADLTKLIDIPFDLEIHRDIYIKDKEWRERREREEREEKRKRKEKEKKMLEDIFGMEYSPPTGRDIQYKLHVGETNTGKTFRAIQKMKEAASGLYLAPLRLLALEIYERLNDDGVPCSLITGEEEKLAKEGKHLSCTVEMFREKDFYEVVVIDEAQMIADKDRGFSWYKAITKANAKEVHIICSFHAKTMILDLLGDSDVEVKEYERDTPLKVESSPFKLSDTRKGDALVCFSRRGVLETASQIQKMGRQTSMIYGSMPPETRKKQMHRFIDGETSVIVCTDAIGMGLNLPIKRIVFLENDKFDGTKRRILTSQEVKQIAGRAGRRGLYEVGRVAFASEPRMMKVLLEKKDEDITGFTIAPTSAVLKRFQKYSNSLSLFFYLWENFKNPEGTRKATLADEMLLYDMIKDTLVEARLSLDDLFGFLRLPFSANEPVLRAQWKSKMISIVENNDLPDPIINKSSLEELELSYKSVGLHLLFLYKIGKATEAYYWERVREEISDLIHEQLKSGVKIRRNVCETCGKELPHRFKHKICNECFFIR
- a CDS encoding VOC family protein, yielding MNRINLIALGVRKIADSLAFYKSIGFQASVVGSDEEPVIVFFKNQGSKLELYPLELLAKDINEENPPSIVEAGGFPGFTLAYNAKSVEEVDAIFTKLAELGAEIAKMPQATTWGGYSGYFKDLDGYYWEVAYGSDWEFDESDMLVIN